AACGCGGTCTTAAGAGAGGCCGGTTCCTCCTCTAAATGGAATCCCTGGGAATCGAGGAACCGCGTCAGAAGCGAGTGCGACTCCTTCTCCTCAAAACCGAGTTCAGGATGGCCGTGGATGGCGCGGCTCAAGCCGACCAGTTCCGGAAAGAGCCGGTCCACTTCAGCGATCACCTTCCTACGAAGATCCGTCATGGTTTTTCACTCACTGGATAGGTTTATTCTTTGAAGGACCCTGCCTAAGTGGTCCTGTTCGTAAATATGGTAACGTACCGAGAGGGTCGTAGGGCGGTCTCATCTCCGCGCGCGACTGAGGTGTACCCACTGTGGTACGCCGCAAGGAGCGGAACGCAGATGAGGCCGCCCTACGGCACTCGAATGCGACCGTATTTACGAATAGGGCCACTAAGTGGCCCTTTTCGTTCCCGCCCTTCCGGCCTCGGTCCTGTGCACTTTCTTGATCTTTTCCAGGGCCTGCATGGCTGCCTGCTGCTGCGCCTCCTTCTTGTTCCGCCCGTTCCCGACGCCTAAGACCTCGCCGTTCACAGTGAGTTCCATGACAAAAAGGCGGTTGTGATCGGGACCGCTTGTCCGCTTGAGGTGGTATTCCGGAAGGCGCCCGAACCTTTCCTGACAGATCTCCTGAAAGGTGGTCTTGAAATCAAAAGGATGTTTTTGTTCCACGGCCTCCTCTATCATATCCTTGAAGTGCGCCAGAACCACCTGCGTGGCAGACCGCATCCCGCGGTCCAGGTAAATTCCGGCAATCACCGCTTCCAGGGCATCGGAGATGAGCGACACCTTCTCCCGTCCTCCGGTCCCCTCTTCCCCTTTGCCGAGGAAAAGATAGGTCCCAAGGCCGATTTTAGCGGCAATGGAGGCCAGGCCGTTTTCATTGACGAGGTTGGCCCGAATTTTCGAGAGCGCCCCCTCGTTCAGTTCCTGGTATTTCTTGTAAAGATAGTGGCTGATGATCAGGCTTAATACGGCGTCCCCCACAAACTCCAATCGTTCGTTATCCTCCCGCCGCAGCCCGGGATTTTCATTGGCAAAAGACTTATGGGTCAGGGCGTTGATGAGGAGGGTTTGATCTTGGAAGGTATATCCAAGTTTCTCCTCCAGCGGGGATAAACCATAAACTTCAGGATTCATGCAATGCCTCAACACCGTTACACCCCGGCCTCTCGGCCCCGAGAAGCTGTGCGGGACCGGGTGTTTCCAATTCATCGGGATGAAACGTCACTGGATACGGCTCCTTGTCTGCGGACACTTCCTCATTCATACCTTCGGAGAACCAGTGTGGCATTGGTTCCTCCAAACCCCAATGAATTGCTGAGGGCCGCCCGGACCGGAACCCGGCGCGCCTGATTAGGGACATAATCGAGATCACAGGCCGGATCCGGCGCTTCATAGTTGATCGTGGGAGGAATGATCCCATGCAGAAGGGTCATGGCCATGAAAACGGTCTCGATCCCGCCCGCCGCTCCCAGAAGATGACCGGTCATGGACTTGGTGGAGCTGACGGCAAGATGCATCGAGCGGCCTCCAAAGACCTTCTTGATGGCCAGGGTCTCGTTCTCGTCGTTAAATTTCGTAGAGGTCCCGTGCGCATTGATATAGTCTATCTCATCGGGATTCATCCCGGCGTCTTTCAGGGCCATGGCCATACAGCGGGAGGCGCCCTCTCCTCCCGGCGCAGGAGATGTGATGTGATAGGCATCCGAGGTCAGTCCGTACCCGACGACCTCCGCATAAATTTTTGCGCCGCGCTTCCTGGCCAGTTCCAGTTCCTCCAATACCACCACGCCGGCCCCTTCTCCGATCACGAAACCGTCCCGCTCCGCATCGAAGGGGCGGCTGGCCTTTTCCGGCTCATGGTTCCGGGTGGAAAGCGCCCTCATGGCGGAGAATCCGGCAAGTGCCAGGGGACAGATGGTCGATTCGGTCCCGCCGGCGATCATGGCATCGGCATCATTCCTCTGGATCAGCCGGAAGGCATCCCCGATGGAATGGGTTCCGGTGGCGCAGGCCGTGACGATGGACGTGTTGGGGCCTCTCAGTCCGTAACGGATGGCGATCTGACCTGAAGCCAGATTGATCAGAACCATGGGAACAAAAAAAGGCGAGACCTTCCTGGGGCCGCGTTCCAAGAGGGTCTTATGGTATTTCTCAATGGCCTGAAGCCCTCCTATCCCCGCGCCGACAATCACCCCGACGCGTTCGGTATTGGAGGCGTCCACCACGAGGCCTGAGTCCTCCATGGCCATCTGGCCGGCGGCCATGGCATACTGGATGAAGGAGTCCATTTTCTTCTGATCCTTCTTGTCTATATAGAGGTCCGGATCAAATCCCTTGACCTCCCCGGCGATTTGAGAAGGATACTCGGACGCATCAAACCGGGTGATACGGGTGATCCCGGATCGGCCGTTGATCAGCCCATCCCACGTGGTCTCGAGGTCATTGCCTACCGGCGTGACC
This is a stretch of genomic DNA from Nitrospirae bacterium CG2_30_53_67. It encodes these proteins:
- a CDS encoding ribonuclease III, with the translated sequence MNPEVYGLSPLEEKLGYTFQDQTLLINALTHKSFANENPGLRREDNERLEFVGDAVLSLIISHYLYKKYQELNEGALSKIRANLVNENGLASIAAKIGLGTYLFLGKGEEGTGGREKVSLISDALEAVIAGIYLDRGMRSATQVVLAHFKDMIEEAVEQKHPFDFKTTFQEICQERFGRLPEYHLKRTSGPDHNRLFVMELTVNGEVLGVGNGRNKKEAQQQAAMQALEKIKKVHRTEAGRAGTKRAT
- a CDS encoding beta-ketoacyl-[acyl-carrier-protein] synthase II yields the protein MRRVVITGMGVVTPVGNDLETTWDGLINGRSGITRITRFDASEYPSQIAGEVKGFDPDLYIDKKDQKKMDSFIQYAMAAGQMAMEDSGLVVDASNTERVGVIVGAGIGGLQAIEKYHKTLLERGPRKVSPFFVPMVLINLASGQIAIRYGLRGPNTSIVTACATGTHSIGDAFRLIQRNDADAMIAGGTESTICPLALAGFSAMRALSTRNHEPEKASRPFDAERDGFVIGEGAGVVVLEELELARKRGAKIYAEVVGYGLTSDAYHITSPAPGGEGASRCMAMALKDAGMNPDEIDYINAHGTSTKFNDENETLAIKKVFGGRSMHLAVSSTKSMTGHLLGAAGGIETVFMAMTLLHGIIPPTINYEAPDPACDLDYVPNQARRVPVRAALSNSLGFGGTNATLVLRRYE